A part of Gemmatimonas groenlandica genomic DNA contains:
- a CDS encoding HAD family hydrolase has protein sequence MSRHALLFDLDGTLIDSIGLLLESMRFAFEGRERAPTTEQWVAGIGTPLRTQLAEWCDDGAEVESLVVRYRDYQGIHLPRLTTAYPGVLDTIAWARAQGHGTALVTSKGRGMTARSLEHVGLAGAFDAIVTFEETERHKPLPDPVLLALDRLSLPAAGALFVGDSPHDMHAGRAAGVRTAAALWGPFSRAELAVAAPDYWMNSIIELPAIVASLAI, from the coding sequence ATGTCTCGACACGCGCTCCTGTTCGACCTCGACGGCACCCTGATCGACTCCATCGGGTTGCTTCTCGAGTCCATGCGCTTTGCGTTCGAAGGACGCGAGCGCGCGCCGACCACTGAACAGTGGGTGGCCGGCATCGGGACGCCGCTGCGCACGCAGCTGGCCGAATGGTGCGACGACGGGGCCGAGGTGGAATCGCTGGTGGTGCGCTATCGTGACTATCAAGGCATTCATCTGCCCCGGCTCACCACCGCCTATCCCGGCGTGCTTGACACGATCGCCTGGGCTCGGGCCCAGGGGCACGGCACCGCCCTCGTGACCAGTAAGGGACGTGGCATGACCGCTCGCTCCCTCGAGCACGTGGGGCTGGCCGGCGCCTTCGATGCGATCGTCACGTTCGAGGAGACCGAGCGCCACAAGCCGCTGCCCGACCCCGTCCTGTTGGCCCTCGACCGACTGTCGCTGCCGGCGGCAGGCGCGCTGTTCGTGGGCGACTCACCGCACGACATGCACGCCGGGCGGGCCGCCGGGGTTCGGACGGCGGCTGCCCTATGGGGGCCCTTCAGTCGGGCGGAACTGGCGGTCGCGGCACCGGACTATTGGATGAACAGTATCATAGAATTGCCCGCCATCGTCGCGTCGCTCGCGATCTGA
- a CDS encoding CocE/NonD family hydrolase: MIASRVFVMAALLASATTMMTSRAVAQDARAAPNPAAVARVREQYVKREVVIPMRDGAKLHTAIYTPRDTTTRVPILLMRTPYGVAPYGETAYPAQLGPFPGLDAEGWIFVNQDVRGRYMSEGYHAFMTPNKGPNRKPGDVDESTDTYDTIEWILKNVAHHNGRVGTWGNSAPGFFVAAGMIDAHPAHKLAYPSAPMIDWWLGDDRHMNGLFKLSQTYNFMKNFDQPRTGLITSYPAGPNAGTTDGYGWHLNVGAFSNYGPGPMQNRIAFWDSITVHPDYDAFWQARAIWKHAKNITPAVLLVGGWYDVEDPYGMLRLNRSLQENSKSTKQMFVVGPWSHGGWNRADFPTFGAFTNGSPTGKFFRDSVGAPAFRCLLKDDCKGQSFGGALVFEAGTNQWRRFDAWPPKAATSRALYLRENGRVAFEAPGNTQARSATPATFADRYVSDPAKPVPYTMGVTFGFNAQYPTEDQRFASRRPDVLTYRSDVLTSDVTVAGPVSALLHVASTGTDADFIVKLIDQYPNDAAPEYEGGPRLDAYERLVRPGVARARWRKGFDKNVPLAMNVADSVRVPLDDVFHTFKKGHRIVVHVQSTWYPAVDRNPQRFVPNIYKAKDSDFQSATMTVFRSAARPSQLTLNILPQ; the protein is encoded by the coding sequence ATGATTGCCTCTCGTGTGTTCGTGATGGCCGCACTCCTCGCGAGCGCGACCACCATGATGACCTCCCGCGCCGTGGCGCAGGATGCACGTGCCGCGCCGAACCCCGCCGCGGTTGCCCGCGTGCGGGAGCAGTACGTGAAACGCGAAGTCGTGATCCCGATGCGCGATGGCGCCAAGCTGCACACGGCGATCTACACGCCGCGCGACACGACCACGCGTGTCCCCATACTGCTCATGCGCACCCCCTACGGCGTCGCGCCGTATGGCGAGACCGCCTACCCCGCGCAGCTGGGGCCATTCCCCGGTCTCGATGCCGAAGGCTGGATCTTCGTGAATCAGGATGTGCGCGGCCGCTACATGAGCGAAGGCTATCACGCGTTCATGACGCCGAACAAAGGCCCGAATCGCAAGCCCGGTGATGTCGACGAATCCACCGACACGTACGACACCATCGAGTGGATCCTGAAGAACGTGGCGCACCACAACGGACGCGTCGGCACGTGGGGCAACTCCGCCCCCGGCTTCTTTGTGGCCGCGGGTATGATCGACGCGCACCCCGCGCACAAACTCGCCTATCCGTCGGCGCCGATGATCGACTGGTGGCTCGGCGACGATCGCCACATGAACGGCCTCTTCAAGTTGTCGCAGACGTACAACTTCATGAAGAACTTCGATCAACCGCGCACGGGGCTCATCACCAGCTATCCGGCCGGCCCCAACGCCGGCACCACCGACGGTTACGGGTGGCATCTCAACGTGGGCGCGTTTTCCAACTACGGCCCCGGCCCGATGCAGAATCGCATCGCCTTCTGGGATTCCATCACCGTGCACCCCGACTACGACGCCTTCTGGCAGGCGCGCGCGATCTGGAAGCACGCCAAGAACATCACGCCGGCGGTGCTGCTCGTGGGCGGATGGTACGACGTCGAAGATCCGTACGGCATGCTGCGGCTCAATCGCAGTCTGCAGGAGAACAGCAAGAGTACGAAGCAGATGTTCGTGGTGGGACCGTGGTCGCACGGCGGCTGGAATCGCGCCGACTTCCCGACCTTCGGCGCTTTCACCAACGGCAGCCCAACCGGCAAGTTCTTTCGCGACTCCGTCGGCGCGCCAGCATTTCGCTGCCTGCTCAAGGATGACTGCAAAGGCCAGTCGTTCGGCGGCGCGCTCGTGTTCGAAGCCGGCACCAATCAGTGGCGACGCTTCGACGCGTGGCCGCCCAAAGCCGCCACCTCGCGGGCGCTCTATCTGCGCGAGAACGGACGCGTGGCCTTCGAGGCCCCGGGAAATACTCAAGCGCGCAGTGCAACGCCCGCCACGTTCGCCGATCGCTACGTCAGCGATCCCGCGAAGCCGGTGCCGTACACGATGGGCGTCACCTTCGGCTTCAACGCGCAGTATCCCACCGAAGATCAGCGCTTCGCGTCGCGTCGCCCCGATGTGCTCACCTATCGCTCCGACGTGCTCACGAGTGATGTCACCGTCGCGGGCCCGGTGTCGGCGCTGCTGCATGTGGCCAGCACCGGCACCGACGCCGACTTCATCGTGAAGCTCATCGACCAATACCCGAACGATGCGGCCCCCGAATACGAGGGCGGCCCGCGCCTCGATGCGTACGAACGCTTGGTGCGCCCCGGCGTGGCGCGCGCGCGTTGGCGCAAAGGCTTCGACAAAAACGTACCGCTTGCGATGAACGTGGCGGACAGCGTGCGCGTCCCCCTCGACGACGTGTTCCACACGTTCAAGAAGGGCCATCGCATCGTCGTGCACGTGCAGAGCACGTGGTATCCCGCCGTCGATCGCAATCCGCAGCGCTTCGTGCCCAACATCTACAAGGCGAAAGACAGTGACTTCCAGTCCGCCACGATGACCGTCTTCCGTTCGGCCGCCCGTCCGTCACAACTCACGCTCAACATCCTGCCGCAATGA
- a CDS encoding DUF4097 family beta strand repeat-containing protein — translation MRASLLYQEFSMLSFRSSFRSSFRSALCSTAAAMLLTATLAAPAMSQDRDRDRDSQRDDAFTWSGTIPSGRRVMIKNINGGIQVERSTNGRVEVSAEKRWRRGNPEDVRIEQKKIGDDVLVCALFSEGSRCDESGIHTDRRTKWNDRNDVSVRFTVRVPDGVRVDLSTVNGGVEVTGVNNEVDAHTVNGSITARSAGGPVRAKTVNGSINVSMGSLGRADDLDYETVNGAITIELPSNFGAQLELSTVNGRVSTDFPITISGTLSPRRLRGTVGNGSTRLRASTVNGSVTLRKIN, via the coding sequence GTGCGTGCATCTCTCTTGTATCAGGAGTTTTCCATGCTGTCGTTCCGCTCGTCGTTCCGTTCGTCGTTCCGCTCGGCGCTGTGTTCTACGGCCGCCGCGATGCTACTCACCGCGACGCTCGCCGCACCCGCCATGTCGCAGGATCGCGACCGGGACCGCGACTCGCAGCGCGACGATGCGTTCACCTGGTCGGGCACGATCCCGTCGGGGAGGCGCGTGATGATCAAGAACATCAACGGCGGCATCCAAGTGGAGCGCAGCACCAACGGCCGCGTCGAAGTGAGCGCCGAGAAGCGCTGGCGTCGCGGCAATCCCGAGGATGTGCGTATCGAGCAGAAGAAGATCGGCGACGACGTACTCGTCTGCGCGCTGTTCAGTGAAGGCTCGCGCTGCGATGAGAGCGGCATTCATACCGATCGCCGTACCAAGTGGAACGACCGCAATGACGTCTCGGTGCGCTTCACCGTGCGTGTACCCGACGGCGTGCGGGTCGATCTGTCGACGGTGAACGGCGGTGTCGAAGTGACCGGCGTGAACAACGAAGTGGACGCGCATACGGTCAACGGCAGCATCACCGCGCGCAGCGCCGGCGGCCCGGTGCGCGCCAAGACGGTGAACGGCAGTATCAACGTGTCGATGGGTTCACTCGGCCGAGCCGACGATCTCGACTACGAAACGGTGAACGGCGCGATCACGATCGAGTTGCCATCCAACTTCGGCGCGCAGCTCGAGCTGTCTACGGTGAACGGTCGCGTGTCGACGGATTTTCCGATCACGATTTCCGGTACGCTCTCACCGCGACGCTTGCGCGGTACGGTGGGCAACGGGTCTACGCGGCTGCGAGCCAGCACGGTGAACGGCAGCGTGACGCTGCGGAAGATCAATTAG
- a CDS encoding 4a-hydroxytetrahydrobiopterin dehydratase, translating to MPALSDIEIQRSLGALPGWSRKGDTLVKSYHFATFPAGVAFIAQVADIAEAMQHHPDIDIRYTKVHFSLSTHDAGGITPKDFDLARAIEELAAA from the coding sequence ATGCCCGCTCTGTCCGACATCGAAATTCAGCGCAGCCTCGGCGCGCTGCCCGGCTGGTCGCGCAAAGGCGACACGCTCGTGAAGAGCTATCACTTCGCGACGTTTCCCGCAGGCGTGGCCTTCATTGCGCAGGTGGCCGACATCGCCGAAGCGATGCAGCATCACCCCGACATCGATATCCGCTACACCAAGGTGCACTTCTCGCTCAGCACGCACGACGCGGGCGGGATCACCCCGAAGGATTTCGATCTCGCCCGCGCGATCGAGGAGCTGGCGGCGGCGTAA
- a CDS encoding SPL family radical SAM protein — protein MRPADPPVAPAFAPDPLRPDPLRLLSAQADLQYHAAPSRGIFNPPAATGMGFWSINPYVGCAFGCAYCYARDTHRWTLERAGEVGREVANAMPPWLAFERRVLVKEHAGARIREALRSSRSPRPGDSVVIGSATDPYQPAERRFRVTREILESLLSARDFTIVIITKSPLVTRDVDVLQRLAERHTVQVHVSLITVDRELARRLEPRAPTPDARLRGVRRLADAGLAVSVNCMPVLPGITDAPAMLEALVQQVAAAGARSLGACALRLRSASRKRYLPVIRENFPELSAKYEATYRHSVYAAENYRAGLQQVIERLCRKYGLTTREYRRDDEGSADEEVALPAPLAPELQLVLL, from the coding sequence ATGCGCCCCGCCGACCCTCCCGTTGCACCGGCGTTTGCGCCCGACCCGCTGCGGCCCGATCCACTCCGGCTGCTCTCGGCCCAGGCCGACCTGCAATATCACGCGGCTCCGTCGCGCGGGATCTTCAATCCGCCGGCCGCCACCGGCATGGGCTTCTGGTCGATCAATCCGTACGTGGGGTGCGCCTTCGGCTGCGCCTACTGCTACGCCCGTGACACCCATCGCTGGACGCTCGAGCGAGCCGGCGAGGTGGGCCGGGAGGTCGCCAACGCCATGCCGCCCTGGCTGGCTTTCGAGCGACGGGTGCTGGTGAAGGAGCACGCTGGCGCACGTATCCGCGAGGCGTTGCGGTCGTCGCGTTCGCCCCGTCCGGGCGATTCGGTGGTGATCGGCTCGGCCACCGATCCGTACCAACCGGCCGAGCGGCGCTTCCGCGTCACGCGGGAGATTCTGGAGTCGTTGCTGAGCGCGCGAGACTTCACCATCGTGATCATCACCAAGAGTCCGCTGGTCACCCGCGACGTCGATGTGCTGCAGCGGCTGGCCGAACGACACACGGTGCAGGTGCACGTCTCGCTCATTACCGTCGATCGCGAACTGGCGCGCCGCTTGGAGCCCCGGGCGCCCACGCCCGACGCACGGCTGCGGGGAGTACGACGGCTGGCCGACGCCGGGCTGGCGGTGAGTGTGAACTGCATGCCGGTGCTGCCGGGGATCACCGATGCGCCAGCCATGCTGGAGGCGCTGGTGCAGCAGGTGGCAGCGGCTGGTGCTAGGAGCCTGGGGGCCTGTGCCCTGCGGCTTCGGTCGGCCTCGCGAAAACGGTATCTGCCCGTGATCCGCGAGAACTTTCCGGAACTCTCGGCCAAGTACGAGGCCACATACCGCCACAGCGTGTACGCCGCCGAGAACTACCGGGCTGGGCTGCAGCAGGTCATTGAACGGCTGTGCCGGAAGTACGGCCTGACCACACGGGAGTATCGACGGGACGACGAGGGCAGCGCCGACGAGGAAGTTGCCCTGCCCGCCCCGCTGGCCCCCGAGCTCCAGCTGGTGCTGCTGTAG
- a CDS encoding DEAD/DEAH box helicase, with the protein MTWSLHSARHVQARLAGALIPPLPPAELGDITLLPHQSDAVARIHRAIRVHHGALLADDVGLGKTYTALAVARTYAQVHVIAPAALQPMWRTAITHAQLSHIRLHSVHGFSRKDIAPSAALAGDVPTGVVRERAGQRTLVIIDEAHYLRTRRTARYAAIARFVSGCDTLLLSATPLHNRAAELRNLLALFLGSRADLLSDTMLGQVVIRRSNTNTNTDTNTSTSSGTRTRPPTANETPAASRPPVLQHAPLPMPHDRATLTHILALPAPLPAHDGAVAGALIRLGLLRAWCSSDAALAHALRQRRLRGDALLQALRAGRHPTQVELRSWLVGDHEVQLAFPELMAQQEVESAPLIERVEVHLEALATLAEHHEQTARADGARADALRALLQAHPGTPIIAFSQFTQTVGALHRALSDIAGVGLLSSKHARIASGRISRSEALARFAPLAQERPPPPPHHAIRLLLATDLLAEGVNLQDAGVVVHLDLPWTDALREQRVGRCARIGSPHGAVHVYSFAPHPDGDRALRLQRRLATKAALSRRFAGGDAVNGLRNDWRDGARESAADAASRLHARLQRWTDADAVTESARMTVIGTLRSDQETAWIALVEYQGQSRLLCSFARRATARRRVVSARVRALLRVATIADDARSAAVVSSAGLERAVRRAFRDIRRWCARAAARDDVGPGDQALAPLAQRAARHLAQVVQRCGPIERTALRGAIAAAERVVGTARGSGAEEAMARWCAQAEATPRWAPRAWLTAWEGEPTLANFARDQPGAPERAQESVARVRALLLIGPDYRPDYTSACLDTRSCSTSTAP; encoded by the coding sequence ATGACGTGGTCCCTCCACAGCGCACGCCACGTGCAGGCCCGACTTGCTGGCGCGCTCATTCCTCCTCTGCCGCCGGCGGAGCTGGGCGACATCACGCTGCTACCCCACCAGTCTGATGCCGTCGCTCGCATTCATCGTGCCATCCGCGTGCATCACGGCGCGCTGCTGGCTGACGATGTGGGACTTGGTAAGACGTACACCGCACTCGCCGTCGCCCGGACATACGCACAGGTGCACGTCATCGCACCGGCAGCGCTACAGCCCATGTGGCGAACAGCCATCACGCACGCGCAACTGTCGCATATCCGCCTGCATTCCGTACACGGATTCTCACGAAAGGATATCGCTCCCAGCGCCGCCTTGGCGGGCGATGTGCCGACGGGCGTCGTGCGGGAGCGCGCGGGGCAGCGCACGCTCGTCATCATCGACGAAGCGCACTATCTGCGCACCCGCCGGACCGCGCGCTATGCCGCCATCGCTCGCTTCGTGTCCGGTTGTGACACCCTGCTGCTCTCCGCAACGCCATTGCACAACCGAGCGGCCGAGCTGCGGAATCTGCTGGCGCTCTTTCTGGGATCGCGCGCCGATCTCCTGTCGGATACGATGCTCGGCCAGGTAGTGATTCGCCGATCGAATACGAACACCAATACGGACACCAACACGAGCACGAGCTCGGGAACGCGTACGCGTCCGCCAACGGCGAACGAGACACCGGCCGCCAGCCGACCGCCGGTGCTGCAGCACGCACCGCTGCCCATGCCGCACGACCGCGCCACGCTCACCCATATTCTCGCCCTCCCCGCTCCACTGCCGGCGCATGATGGTGCCGTCGCCGGCGCACTCATCCGCTTGGGCTTGCTGCGTGCGTGGTGCTCCAGCGACGCGGCGCTCGCGCACGCCTTGCGCCAGCGGCGCCTGCGCGGCGACGCGTTACTCCAGGCATTGCGCGCCGGTCGGCATCCCACGCAGGTCGAGTTGCGCAGTTGGTTGGTGGGCGATCACGAAGTGCAGCTCGCCTTCCCTGAGCTGATGGCGCAGCAGGAAGTGGAGAGCGCGCCGTTGATTGAACGGGTCGAGGTGCATCTCGAGGCGCTCGCAACGCTCGCCGAACACCATGAGCAGACCGCGCGCGCCGACGGGGCGCGGGCCGATGCGCTGCGTGCGCTACTGCAGGCACACCCCGGTACGCCGATCATCGCCTTCTCGCAGTTCACCCAGACGGTCGGCGCGCTCCACCGCGCGCTATCGGACATCGCCGGCGTCGGATTGCTCTCCAGCAAGCACGCCCGCATTGCCAGTGGCCGCATCAGCCGCAGCGAGGCCCTCGCGCGCTTTGCGCCGCTCGCGCAAGAACGTCCGCCACCGCCGCCGCACCACGCCATCCGACTGCTGCTCGCCACCGACCTATTGGCCGAAGGCGTGAACCTGCAGGACGCTGGCGTAGTCGTGCATCTCGATCTGCCGTGGACCGACGCGTTGCGCGAGCAACGCGTGGGACGCTGCGCGCGCATCGGTTCACCGCACGGCGCCGTGCACGTCTACAGCTTCGCGCCACATCCGGATGGTGACCGCGCACTGCGCCTACAGCGCCGACTCGCCACCAAAGCCGCGCTGTCCCGGCGTTTTGCCGGGGGCGACGCGGTCAACGGGTTACGCAATGACTGGCGAGACGGCGCACGTGAAAGCGCGGCCGATGCGGCCTCGCGGTTGCACGCGCGACTGCAGCGGTGGACCGATGCCGACGCGGTCACGGAGTCGGCGCGTATGACGGTGATCGGCACCCTCCGGTCCGACCAGGAGACTGCGTGGATCGCGCTGGTAGAGTATCAGGGGCAGTCACGACTGCTCTGCTCGTTTGCGCGCCGCGCCACCGCGCGTCGACGCGTCGTCAGCGCGCGCGTGCGTGCGCTGTTACGCGTCGCGACGATCGCCGATGATGCGCGCAGCGCCGCCGTTGTATCGAGCGCGGGGCTGGAGCGAGCGGTTCGTCGGGCGTTCCGGGACATTCGCCGGTGGTGCGCGCGTGCGGCCGCGCGCGACGACGTCGGCCCTGGCGACCAGGCACTGGCGCCGCTCGCCCAGCGCGCCGCCAGACACCTGGCTCAAGTGGTGCAGCGCTGCGGCCCGATCGAGCGCACGGCGCTTCGGGGAGCGATTGCGGCTGCCGAACGGGTCGTGGGGACGGCGCGTGGATCTGGCGCGGAGGAGGCGATGGCACGGTGGTGTGCGCAGGCGGAAGCCACGCCGCGGTGGGCGCCAAGAGCGTGGTTGACGGCGTGGGAGGGCGAGCCCACGCTGGCAAACTTCGCACGAGACCAGCCCGGAGCGCCGGAGCGCGCGCAGGAGTCAGTGGCGCGCGTCCGGGCCCTGCTGCTGATCGGTCCGGATTACAGGCCCGATTACACTTCGGCATGTCTCGACACGCGCTCCTGTTCGACCTCGACGGCACCCTGA
- a CDS encoding DUF4097 family beta strand repeat-containing protein has product MRSSLVPTFPMRSRLLIPLGALLLLPLAGGTSPLQAQVDSSFALARNAVVDITVRTGRLVVRGGSASTGAIRGRSGDYQLRTTGVGVTLEASDDMRSSRSDRSSSRSASRRNDATLELDLPRNVRLVISTASADVDVSGIDGDVEIRTTSGDVGLDDISGRLTLETLSGDVRLGGRSGPARVTTMSGDITLRGVRDEANVHTTSGDVMLGMERAARVEVESISGDITFDGNTTDDARLQLTTHSGDVTLRLPETARGSMDVSTFNGDLTASGSLTLMPNSLTSSRSERAVRRYEIGGGGSTRFTISTFNGDVRVVRGNRS; this is encoded by the coding sequence ATGCGGTCCTCTCTCGTGCCCACGTTCCCGATGCGCTCCCGCTTGCTCATTCCGCTCGGCGCGCTGTTGTTGCTACCGCTCGCCGGAGGCACATCGCCGCTCCAGGCGCAGGTCGACTCCAGCTTCGCCCTGGCGCGCAACGCCGTGGTCGATATCACCGTGCGCACCGGACGCTTGGTGGTGCGTGGTGGGTCGGCGAGCACCGGTGCGATCCGCGGGCGCAGTGGCGACTATCAGCTGCGCACCACGGGCGTGGGAGTCACGCTGGAAGCGTCGGATGACATGCGCTCGAGTCGCTCCGATCGCTCCAGCAGCCGCTCCGCCAGTCGCCGTAACGACGCGACGCTCGAACTCGACCTGCCGCGCAATGTGCGGTTGGTCATCTCCACCGCGTCGGCGGATGTCGACGTGTCGGGCATCGACGGCGACGTGGAGATTCGCACGACCAGTGGCGATGTCGGTCTCGACGACATCAGCGGACGACTCACGCTGGAAACGCTCTCCGGCGATGTCCGGCTGGGTGGCCGCTCGGGGCCGGCGCGCGTGACGACCATGAGTGGCGACATCACACTGCGCGGCGTGCGCGACGAAGCGAATGTGCACACCACCAGTGGCGATGTCATGCTGGGTATGGAACGTGCGGCGCGGGTCGAGGTGGAAAGCATCAGCGGTGACATCACCTTCGATGGCAACACGACCGACGACGCGCGGCTGCAGCTCACCACGCACTCGGGCGACGTGACCCTGCGTCTCCCCGAGACTGCCCGTGGCAGCATGGACGTCTCCACCTTCAACGGCGACCTGACCGCCTCCGGGTCGCTGACGCTCATGCCCAACAGTCTCACGTCGTCACGCAGTGAGCGCGCGGTGCGTCGCTACGAGATCGGCGGTGGCGGTTCCACCCGCTTCACCATCTCCACGTTCAATGGCGACGTCCGCGTCGTGCGAGGCAACCGTTCATGA
- a CDS encoding RNA polymerase sigma factor — MTTPVFASLQPAVPASSPGAVAAVTEAGIVVSAGSGLDTGLETDVAAAATGDRRAFERLYRAHVDRVYAICTRMLADQQLAEEVTQDVFVRVWQKLPGFRGESAFSTWLHRVAVNVVLSRRKRASIHGARTADDDALDEAPSRAVFVGERLDLDAAIAGLPAGARRVFVLHDVEGFTHEEIGEQLGITPGGSKAQLHRARMLLRAALNR; from the coding sequence GTGACTACCCCTGTGTTCGCCTCGCTGCAGCCCGCCGTCCCGGCCTCATCGCCGGGCGCGGTCGCTGCTGTGACCGAAGCGGGTATCGTCGTCTCGGCGGGTTCGGGGCTCGATACGGGGCTCGAGACCGACGTCGCGGCCGCGGCCACGGGCGACCGGCGCGCGTTCGAGCGGCTCTATCGGGCGCATGTCGACCGGGTGTACGCGATCTGCACGCGCATGCTGGCCGACCAGCAACTCGCCGAGGAAGTCACGCAGGACGTGTTCGTGCGGGTGTGGCAGAAGCTGCCGGGCTTCCGCGGCGAGTCGGCATTCAGCACGTGGCTGCATCGGGTCGCGGTGAACGTGGTGCTGTCGCGTCGCAAGCGGGCCAGCATTCACGGCGCCCGAACTGCCGACGACGATGCCCTCGACGAGGCGCCGTCCCGTGCGGTGTTCGTCGGCGAGCGCCTGGATCTCGATGCGGCGATCGCCGGACTGCCGGCGGGTGCGCGACGGGTGTTCGTGTTGCATGACGTGGAAGGTTTTACGCACGAAGAGATCGGCGAGCAGCTCGGCATCACGCCGGGCGGCAGCAAGGCCCAGTTGCACCGTGCGCGCATGTTGTTGCGTGCCGCCCTGAATCGGTAA